In Pseudoalteromonas shioyasakiensis, one DNA window encodes the following:
- a CDS encoding DUF2061 domain-containing protein, with the protein MIKTVTFAMMHFAIAFTVTYFLTGSFLIGGLVAIVEPAVNTVAFYFHEKVWRKVESQNRFKQDSDGIMFA; encoded by the coding sequence ATGATTAAGACAGTTACTTTTGCAATGATGCACTTCGCAATCGCTTTTACAGTGACTTACTTTTTAACCGGTAGTTTTTTAATTGGCGGCTTGGTTGCTATTGTTGAGCCAGCTGTGAACACTGTTGCGTTTTACTTCCACGAAAAAGTGTGGCGTAAAGTTGAGAGTCAGAATCGCTTTAAACAAGATTCAGATGGGATAATGTTTGCTTAA
- a CDS encoding fatty acid desaturase family protein, giving the protein MKTTKTVNFEKLAAQLDSVKADIKSKLGEQDAKYIRRIIVCQRVFEWSGRILLMLGFIQPVLWLVGVLSLATAKILDNMEIGHNVMHGQYDWMNDKYINSKSYEWDIACDGASWNRVHNYEHHTYTNIIGKDRDFGYGLLRLSNDFRWRVKNLWQFVTYLLLSVLFQWGVSYHEMAAERVFFGKKKGDRDYTVSHSELKKRFFSKGARQLVKDYLLFPLLAGPLFLWVLTGNLAANLLRNLWTSTIIFCGHFTGEVETFNQQDCENESQGQWYYRQALGSSNIKGGNLFHVMTGHLSYQIEHHLFPDLPAKRYREIAPKVQAIFKEHGIHYNTGGFFRQYFSVVKRIVRYSFP; this is encoded by the coding sequence ATGAAGACAACAAAAACAGTCAATTTTGAAAAATTAGCAGCTCAACTCGATAGCGTTAAAGCAGATATAAAATCAAAACTCGGTGAGCAAGATGCGAAATATATTCGTCGCATTATTGTTTGCCAGCGAGTGTTTGAATGGAGTGGCCGAATTCTATTAATGCTAGGCTTTATTCAGCCTGTTTTATGGCTAGTGGGTGTGCTTAGTTTAGCCACAGCAAAAATCCTCGATAACATGGAAATTGGCCATAATGTGATGCATGGCCAATACGACTGGATGAATGATAAATACATAAATTCAAAGTCTTATGAGTGGGATATAGCGTGTGATGGTGCTAGCTGGAACCGCGTTCACAACTATGAGCACCACACCTATACCAATATTATTGGTAAAGATCGCGACTTCGGCTATGGATTACTGCGCTTATCGAATGACTTTCGTTGGCGGGTAAAAAACCTGTGGCAATTTGTCACTTACCTATTACTCAGTGTGCTGTTCCAATGGGGGGTGTCGTACCATGAAATGGCAGCCGAGCGGGTATTTTTTGGCAAGAAAAAAGGCGACCGCGATTATACGGTATCGCACAGCGAACTGAAAAAGCGCTTTTTTAGTAAAGGTGCACGCCAGCTAGTGAAAGACTACCTGCTCTTTCCATTGCTTGCTGGGCCTTTATTCTTGTGGGTTTTAACGGGCAACCTTGCCGCTAATTTATTACGTAACCTGTGGACCTCAACCATTATCTTTTGCGGGCACTTTACCGGTGAAGTTGAAACATTTAACCAGCAAGACTGCGAAAATGAATCACAAGGTCAGTGGTATTACCGCCAAGCGTTGGGCTCATCAAATATCAAAGGGGGTAACCTGTTTCATGTAATGACTGGGCACTTGAGCTATCAAATAGAGCATCACTTATTCCCAGATTTACCTGCAAAACGCTACCGCGAAATTGCCCCTAAGGTGCAAGCTATCTTTAAAGAACACGGCATCCACTACAATACCGGCGGCTTCTTTCGCCAGTACTTTTCTGTTGTAAAACGGATTGTGCGCTACTCTTTTCCGTAA
- a CDS encoding redoxin domain-containing protein: MSNESVYSNKLHPGSAFPSISAALLNGEEAVLGQPQHGASWQLVVVYRGKHCPLCTRYLNSLEQYKAALLETGVDIIAVSGDSKEQLEAHLEQLSVSFPLAYGLTSEQMQALGTYISDPRSPQETDHPFAEPALFVVNEQGNVHVVDYSNNPFVRPDLATLVSGLSWIRDPKNNYPIRGMHK, from the coding sequence ATGAGTAACGAATCTGTTTATAGCAATAAACTCCATCCGGGCAGTGCATTTCCTAGTATTAGTGCTGCACTTTTGAATGGTGAAGAGGCTGTTCTTGGTCAACCTCAACACGGTGCAAGCTGGCAGCTTGTTGTTGTTTATCGTGGTAAGCATTGCCCTTTATGTACTCGCTATTTAAACAGCCTCGAGCAGTACAAAGCTGCGCTATTAGAAACGGGTGTTGATATAATTGCTGTTTCAGGTGATAGCAAGGAGCAGTTAGAAGCGCATTTAGAGCAGTTATCTGTGTCATTTCCACTTGCTTACGGTTTGACTTCAGAGCAAATGCAAGCATTAGGTACTTACATATCTGATCCCCGTTCACCGCAAGAAACAGATCACCCTTTCGCAGAGCCTGCTCTGTTTGTGGTTAACGAGCAAGGTAATGTACATGTGGTTGATTATTCTAATAACCCATTTGTAAGACCTGATTTAGCAACCTTGGTAAGTGGGCTTAGCTGGATACGCGACCCAAAAAATAACTACCCAATTCGCGGTATGCATAAGTAG
- a CDS encoding flavin reductase family protein, with translation MRALLNSLSKHLLHHQSWSGYWEPVVQCFKPGWREGYFRAQVKHVQVFSEQSVELVIEPEKAWPVHQAGQHIALTIQTNGRLLTRVFTIASEPQLARQQRQIRLLIRSQEFGAFTSKLTNLRSGQWLNISEPKGQFVMPNTARSLIMLAGGSGITPFIAMLKSLPADSKHTITLLYYAKPNSHWLKDELEQLKQSLSNFDYHLLERNKDGDATTWLTTNAHKHWLVCGPAALYKQAAALAKQLNTPIDSEHFSAVPAVLATSDKHELTLTHQGKTFTIDNQQTLLTHLQANKQPVTVGCGMGICHQCQCVKKQGIVRDIRTGELSDSSEQLIQLCISQPVSDVELSA, from the coding sequence ATGAGAGCGTTATTAAATTCATTATCAAAACATTTATTGCATCATCAGTCATGGTCAGGGTACTGGGAGCCTGTGGTTCAGTGCTTTAAACCAGGCTGGCGCGAAGGCTACTTTCGTGCACAAGTAAAACATGTACAGGTGTTTTCTGAACAAAGCGTTGAGCTGGTTATTGAGCCAGAAAAAGCATGGCCAGTTCATCAAGCAGGCCAGCACATTGCGTTAACAATCCAAACGAATGGGCGACTACTAACGCGGGTGTTTACCATCGCAAGCGAACCACAATTGGCAAGGCAGCAGCGACAAATTCGTTTATTGATCCGCAGCCAAGAGTTCGGCGCATTTACATCAAAGTTAACAAACTTGAGGTCTGGGCAATGGCTTAATATTTCTGAGCCTAAAGGCCAGTTTGTTATGCCAAATACCGCGCGCTCTTTAATCATGCTTGCCGGTGGCTCAGGCATTACGCCATTTATAGCCATGCTTAAATCCTTGCCGGCAGATAGTAAACACACTATAACCCTGCTTTACTATGCAAAGCCGAACAGCCACTGGCTTAAAGATGAGCTTGAGCAACTAAAGCAATCGCTGAGCAATTTTGATTACCACTTACTTGAGCGCAACAAAGATGGCGATGCGACGACATGGCTGACAACAAATGCGCATAAACACTGGTTAGTCTGCGGCCCAGCTGCTTTGTATAAGCAAGCAGCCGCTTTAGCTAAGCAATTAAATACGCCTATAGACAGTGAGCATTTCAGTGCAGTCCCTGCTGTTTTAGCAACCTCTGATAAGCACGAATTAACACTCACTCATCAGGGCAAAACATTCACTATTGATAACCAACAGACCTTACTGACCCACTTACAAGCGAATAAGCAACCGGTGACAGTTGGCTGTGGTATGGGAATTTGCCATCAATGCCAATGCGTTAAAAAGCAAGGCATCGTGCGTGATATTCGTACCGGTGAGCTCTCTGATAGCTCAGAGCAGTTAATTCAACTTTGTATTTCGCAACCAGTCAGTGACGTGGAGTTATCAGCATGA
- a CDS encoding NAD(P)H-dependent oxidoreductase, whose translation MKNVLILNAHHYYPFSEGKLNAALIEKADAFFQAKGYQTRVVNTQDEFDVETELENHQWADIVFLQSPINWMGMTWSFKKYMDEVYTAGMGGALCHGDGRHQDNPKANYGKGGTLTNTQYMMSLTLNAPAESFADAADFFEGKSVDDLVFPMHMNFKFFGMQGLPTFACYDVMKNADIDSDFARFEKHLNENF comes from the coding sequence ATGAAAAACGTATTAATTCTTAACGCGCATCACTATTACCCTTTTTCTGAAGGTAAGTTAAATGCTGCTTTAATCGAAAAAGCCGACGCTTTTTTTCAAGCAAAAGGCTATCAAACTCGTGTGGTTAATACACAAGACGAATTTGATGTAGAAACTGAACTTGAGAACCATCAATGGGCAGATATCGTCTTTTTGCAATCACCAATTAATTGGATGGGCATGACTTGGTCATTCAAAAAATACATGGATGAAGTGTACACAGCGGGCATGGGTGGAGCGCTTTGCCATGGTGATGGTCGCCATCAAGACAATCCAAAAGCCAATTACGGTAAAGGCGGCACCTTGACTAACACTCAATACATGATGTCGCTGACATTGAATGCGCCCGCAGAATCATTTGCAGATGCCGCTGACTTTTTTGAAGGTAAAAGTGTTGATGACCTTGTTTTCCCAATGCATATGAACTTTAAGTTTTTCGGTATGCAAGGGTTACCTACTTTCGCCTGTTATGACGTGATGAAAAATGCAGACATCGACAGCGACTTTGCGCGCTTTGAAAAACACTTAAACGAGAACTTTTAA
- a CDS encoding low temperature requirement protein A, which translates to MALENHPMWRLPKHHLDLKSSHDHVHWVELFYDLIHVVIIFLLGNFLSDHLHLSGFLTFAGLFITVWFAWADSSVFNSLYVSTDVKHRLIMACQIVTAMVMAASIPHVLDKGWTYFALAYAANRLITAYLFHRTNQLGVESTKLARSVSRNYFALAIIFATTAFMPAPYRYWVFGTAIAAIQVLYMAPKIGVLENKRFLPRLGHMSERFALLLLIVVGEGFFKLVITLSEKGIYKVDPSVMANFMFGGIAVFVQCWIYFDFVGNGKPKNQHKWTLVSWWLAHLFLMLCAVMVGVALAGEVKAGFWQPYPLKYGVIGCVGLAGYLLSLLWIQLMIEHRVAHRFATAKVRMFGVILALVTIPILPHVPSLIGNLLWGTALISQIAYPVTRAYFTLSKE; encoded by the coding sequence ATGGCATTAGAAAACCACCCAATGTGGCGCTTACCTAAGCATCACCTAGATTTAAAAAGTTCACACGACCATGTTCATTGGGTTGAATTATTTTATGACCTTATCCATGTGGTAATCATTTTTCTGCTAGGTAATTTTTTAAGCGACCACTTACATTTAAGTGGTTTTCTTACTTTTGCAGGTTTATTCATCACCGTATGGTTCGCCTGGGCAGACTCCAGCGTTTTTAACTCACTCTATGTCAGTACAGATGTAAAACATCGGCTGATCATGGCCTGCCAAATTGTCACCGCCATGGTTATGGCAGCCTCTATTCCCCATGTACTTGACAAAGGCTGGACATATTTTGCATTGGCCTATGCAGCTAACCGCCTTATTACAGCTTATTTATTTCATCGCACCAATCAATTAGGGGTCGAATCAACAAAATTAGCACGCAGTGTGAGCCGCAACTACTTTGCTCTTGCCATCATCTTTGCGACCACAGCTTTTATGCCTGCACCCTATCGTTATTGGGTATTTGGCACTGCGATTGCCGCTATCCAAGTTTTGTATATGGCTCCAAAAATTGGTGTACTTGAAAATAAACGTTTTTTACCACGCCTTGGGCATATGTCTGAGCGCTTTGCCCTTTTACTGCTCATTGTCGTAGGCGAAGGTTTCTTTAAATTGGTGATTACTTTATCAGAAAAAGGAATTTATAAAGTCGACCCCTCTGTAATGGCTAACTTTATGTTTGGTGGTATTGCTGTATTTGTGCAATGCTGGATTTACTTTGACTTTGTTGGCAATGGTAAACCCAAAAATCAACACAAATGGACACTCGTAAGTTGGTGGTTAGCTCACCTATTTTTAATGTTATGTGCAGTTATGGTTGGCGTTGCGCTCGCCGGCGAAGTGAAAGCTGGGTTCTGGCAACCCTACCCACTTAAATATGGTGTCATTGGCTGCGTAGGGTTAGCAGGCTACTTATTGAGTTTACTGTGGATCCAGCTAATGATCGAGCATCGTGTAGCGCATCGTTTTGCAACAGCTAAAGTAAGAATGTTTGGCGTTATACTCGCTTTGGTTACTATTCCTATTTTACCCCATGTACCTTCGCTCATTGGCAACTTACTTTGGGGCACAGCACTGATTTCACAAATTGCCTACCCAGTCACTCGCGCATACTTTACCCTTTCAAAAGAATAA
- a CDS encoding TonB-dependent siderophore receptor has protein sequence MNRYQKSALSIMISAIFTSSVYATTEPSDIEKISVSGVRQAFRGDVPLNEQPQSVEFISSDTLNEAGVTTLSDIFDLTPSISEQNDFGGLWESFAIRGLVGDENIPSGFLINGFSSGRSFSGVRDTSNIDYVEIMKGTGSALYGRSEPGGTINIITKKPQFEQQGYVKVTAGSWQSYRAEGDYTNAITDQVAFRINGAVEDSEGFRDYHESEKTVLTPSILWLISDKTKLNYELEYVDQSLTFDRGIVAVDGKIDALPIETFLGEPSDKPTKVKAISHQLTLEHQLGEWSLLTGISYSDSEFLSESSDAELAPSRQVYFIDGVTLSRQHNQRDFQTNYMSARTELSGSIKAAGFTHHLLIGVDASKFDFDKVWYRYRPTLDDTSYAINMYEPEYGKTAPEGSLLFDTTEVQNSYGIYIQDQVDITEKWKMQIGGRYDWFDQKIDNHKNVTRSEADKSTFSPRAGLVYAHSDDLQFYSSYSEGFRPNSGFDADGEAFEPEETTSIEAGVKFNTDIVSGSFTVFNAQKSNMLTTDLQAGVSRALGEVTSEGVELDLHGNITSQTSFDLAYTYTDAKTAKDTVNTDWWVSLPKGSPLLNIPKHSANLQIKRDLSDLIGSNSTVGVSVQYVGERLGEAIDPTYYLPSYTLVNLFANYHVNDDLSLQFVVNNVLDKTYYANSYSAIWTQPGEPLNYKVSLKYNF, from the coding sequence ATGAACAGATACCAAAAATCAGCCCTTTCAATCATGATTAGCGCAATTTTTACATCTTCCGTATATGCCACTACAGAGCCATCAGACATAGAAAAAATATCTGTGTCGGGTGTAAGACAAGCTTTTCGTGGGGATGTTCCTTTAAATGAGCAGCCACAATCTGTCGAATTTATTTCATCAGACACACTTAATGAGGCTGGTGTAACCACCTTAAGTGACATTTTCGATTTAACCCCAAGTATTTCAGAACAAAATGACTTTGGTGGTTTATGGGAAAGCTTCGCAATACGTGGTTTAGTGGGCGATGAGAATATTCCATCAGGTTTTTTAATTAACGGTTTCTCGTCTGGACGTAGCTTTAGCGGTGTTCGTGATACGAGTAATATTGATTATGTAGAAATCATGAAAGGAACTGGCTCTGCACTCTATGGACGCTCTGAGCCTGGCGGTACCATTAATATCATTACAAAGAAACCGCAGTTTGAACAACAAGGCTATGTAAAAGTGACAGCGGGTAGCTGGCAAAGTTATCGCGCAGAAGGCGACTATACTAACGCAATTACGGACCAAGTGGCCTTTAGAATTAATGGTGCTGTGGAAGATAGTGAAGGTTTTAGAGATTATCATGAATCGGAAAAAACGGTATTAACGCCTTCAATTTTATGGCTTATTTCAGATAAAACTAAGTTGAATTACGAGCTAGAGTACGTTGATCAAAGTTTAACTTTCGATCGAGGTATTGTTGCTGTAGATGGTAAAATTGATGCGCTACCCATTGAAACTTTTTTAGGTGAGCCAAGTGATAAACCTACAAAAGTTAAGGCTATTTCTCATCAGCTTACTCTTGAGCATCAATTAGGAGAATGGTCGCTTCTAACAGGTATTAGTTATAGCGATTCAGAGTTTTTGAGTGAATCAAGTGATGCTGAGCTTGCTCCAAGCCGACAAGTTTATTTTATTGATGGCGTGACACTGAGCAGACAACATAATCAGCGTGACTTTCAAACTAACTATATGTCTGCACGTACAGAGCTTAGCGGTAGTATAAAAGCTGCTGGTTTCACTCATCATCTTTTAATTGGTGTTGATGCCAGTAAGTTTGATTTTGATAAGGTTTGGTACAGATATCGCCCGACTCTTGATGACACGAGTTACGCTATAAATATGTATGAGCCTGAATACGGTAAAACGGCGCCTGAAGGTTCACTGTTATTCGACACCACAGAAGTACAGAATAGCTATGGTATTTATATTCAAGACCAAGTCGACATCACTGAAAAATGGAAAATGCAAATTGGGGGTCGTTACGATTGGTTTGATCAAAAAATTGATAACCATAAAAACGTAACCCGTTCAGAGGCTGACAAAAGCACATTCAGCCCTCGAGCAGGTTTAGTGTATGCTCATTCTGATGATCTACAATTTTATAGCAGTTACTCTGAAGGGTTTAGACCTAATAGCGGTTTCGATGCTGATGGAGAAGCATTTGAGCCTGAAGAAACAACCTCTATTGAAGCTGGAGTTAAGTTTAATACCGACATTGTCAGTGGTAGCTTTACAGTATTTAATGCGCAAAAGAGCAACATGCTAACCACAGACTTACAAGCAGGTGTATCTAGGGCTCTAGGCGAGGTTACGAGTGAAGGTGTTGAACTAGACTTACACGGTAATATTACTAGCCAAACTTCGTTTGATCTTGCATACACTTATACTGATGCCAAAACAGCAAAAGATACGGTTAATACCGATTGGTGGGTTAGTTTGCCAAAAGGTAGCCCTTTACTAAATATTCCAAAGCACAGCGCCAATCTGCAAATTAAACGAGATCTAAGCGATTTAATCGGTTCGAATTCAACGGTTGGTGTGTCTGTTCAATATGTTGGTGAGCGTTTAGGTGAAGCGATTGATCCTACCTATTATTTACCTTCGTATACCTTGGTAAATCTATTTGCAAATTACCATGTTAATGATGATTTGAGCTTACAGTTTGTTGTAAATAACGTATTGGATAAAACTTATTACGCTAATTCATACTCTGCAATTTGGACTCAACCAGGTGAGCCGTTAAATTATAAGGTAAGCTTAAAATATAATTTTTAA
- a CDS encoding methyl-accepting chemotaxis protein, whose product MWFTNRKLLSENIYLKEQAAEYENIKHELKEEMLYFLLNKNSTIIEVNERFAAALDLQANDLVGKTLNDLLLKKSINKPHTQKLLSAINKLNHWHGALQLQTNTGRELWLRSILQPINGELAVYSAELTRTISQSREKEDMLTALSRSSAVIEFSLDGIILNANDNFLQAMGYSQNQILGKHHSMFCDPHEVESSAYKQFWSELKQGRFISDRFKRIDSHGNEVWLEASYNPIHDDNGDLYKVAKFATVITEQMRREQAISQTAEIAYDISKQTDADAENGLEVVKQTISTMKALSKKLETASEGINKLDVQSAKVAQLVDSIKGIADQTNLLALNAAIEAARAGEQGRGFSVVADEVRQLASRTSAATEQIIGVVAENKVLTQDAVTQIESSLVEAKDALELSNSAGSVIDDIQKGAKEVVEAVSQFKTNL is encoded by the coding sequence ATGTGGTTTACTAATCGCAAACTGTTATCCGAAAATATTTATTTAAAAGAGCAGGCTGCTGAATACGAAAATATAAAGCATGAGCTCAAAGAAGAGATGTTGTATTTTCTACTGAACAAAAATAGCACCATCATTGAAGTAAATGAGCGATTTGCAGCAGCGCTAGATCTTCAAGCGAATGATCTAGTTGGTAAAACCCTAAATGATTTGCTCCTAAAAAAATCAATTAATAAACCCCACACACAAAAATTACTCTCGGCAATAAATAAGTTAAACCATTGGCACGGTGCCTTACAATTACAAACTAATACAGGTCGCGAACTGTGGCTCAGGAGCATTTTACAACCAATAAATGGCGAACTTGCCGTGTATTCAGCTGAACTGACAAGAACCATATCTCAATCAAGAGAGAAAGAAGATATGCTTACAGCTCTCAGTCGCTCTTCTGCTGTGATTGAATTTAGCCTAGATGGCATAATACTCAATGCTAACGATAACTTTTTGCAAGCTATGGGGTACTCTCAAAATCAAATTTTAGGAAAGCACCACAGTATGTTTTGTGACCCACATGAAGTTGAATCGAGTGCTTATAAACAGTTTTGGTCTGAGCTGAAGCAAGGGCGCTTTATTTCAGATCGCTTTAAAAGGATTGATAGCCACGGTAATGAGGTATGGCTTGAAGCCTCATATAACCCAATTCATGACGACAATGGTGATTTATATAAAGTTGCTAAGTTCGCTACTGTCATTACAGAGCAAATGAGAAGAGAGCAAGCAATCTCACAGACTGCAGAGATTGCTTACGATATTTCAAAGCAAACAGACGCAGATGCAGAAAACGGTTTAGAAGTTGTTAAGCAAACAATATCAACAATGAAAGCCCTCTCGAAGAAACTCGAAACAGCCAGTGAAGGTATCAATAAATTAGATGTACAGTCGGCTAAAGTAGCTCAACTGGTTGATAGTATTAAAGGTATTGCAGACCAAACTAATCTACTTGCTCTCAATGCTGCAATAGAAGCAGCAAGAGCAGGAGAGCAAGGACGCGGGTTCTCTGTTGTGGCTGATGAAGTAAGGCAGCTTGCTTCAAGAACGAGTGCCGCTACTGAGCAGATAATAGGTGTCGTGGCTGAAAATAAAGTACTAACACAAGATGCGGTAACTCAAATTGAATCTAGCCTAGTAGAAGCAAAAGATGCATTAGAGTTATCTAATAGCGCAGGTAGTGTAATCGATGATATTCAAAAAGGTGCTAAAGAAGTGGTTGAGGCCGTTAGTCAATTTAAAACTAACCTTTAG
- a CDS encoding winged helix-turn-helix transcriptional regulator, translated as MESSVETDSKGRKKVLNACMEPCAIEKGMRLIGGKWTGSIIYHLKDGPVRFNDLTRMLGGASKKMIDQRLKELESRAMITRHVISTRPIAVTYELTDFGRSALHILDELRVWSESNEI; from the coding sequence TTGGAAAGTTCAGTAGAAACAGACAGTAAGGGAAGAAAAAAAGTTTTAAATGCTTGCATGGAGCCGTGTGCTATTGAAAAAGGCATGCGTTTGATTGGCGGTAAATGGACGGGCTCTATTATCTATCATTTAAAAGATGGCCCTGTGCGCTTTAATGATTTAACGCGCATGCTGGGTGGTGCAAGCAAAAAGATGATCGACCAACGTCTAAAAGAGCTTGAAAGTAGAGCGATGATCACCCGTCATGTTATTAGCACGCGCCCGATAGCGGTGACCTATGAGCTAACTGACTTTGGCCGTTCAGCACTGCATATTCTCGATGAGTTACGGGTTTGGTCTGAATCGAATGAGATTTAA
- a CDS encoding DUF4198 domain-containing protein yields the protein MNKVTLACITLAISISSIYSAKTQAHAIWFAERSSQLALIYGEGAQDLDTVKRQDKVKTVTGYNKNWQKQSVKLIESGHMMILSDNTVYAVTGMLDNGLWSKTKDGKWFASGRDQIPDAVLSEHTKKHAVHLRGPLTEIPQLKEQQLQIIPIGESFSGQKGALVSYRIIFDGKAVQGAKVINDIVNDPDQKPLISNHEGVVTLPLRNQGLNVVAAIYDEKSTNLAVFDKTEHLATLSFVLPHAAE from the coding sequence ATGAACAAAGTTACTTTAGCCTGCATTACATTAGCTATATCAATTTCCAGCATTTACAGCGCAAAAACACAAGCGCATGCAATTTGGTTTGCTGAGCGCTCATCACAACTAGCACTGATATATGGTGAAGGTGCACAAGATTTAGACACCGTTAAGCGCCAAGACAAAGTTAAAACAGTTACTGGCTATAACAAAAATTGGCAAAAACAAAGTGTAAAACTTATTGAGTCAGGGCATATGATGATACTGAGCGATAACACGGTTTATGCTGTTACAGGAATGCTCGATAACGGTTTATGGAGCAAAACTAAAGATGGTAAATGGTTTGCTAGTGGCCGTGATCAAATCCCTGATGCAGTTTTAAGCGAGCATACAAAAAAACATGCTGTACACTTACGTGGCCCGCTTACAGAAATTCCTCAACTTAAAGAACAACAGTTACAAATTATCCCAATAGGTGAGAGCTTTTCAGGTCAAAAAGGTGCATTGGTCAGTTATCGTATAATATTTGATGGTAAGGCAGTTCAAGGCGCTAAAGTGATAAATGATATTGTGAACGACCCAGATCAAAAGCCTCTGATAAGCAATCATGAAGGCGTAGTAACATTGCCACTACGTAATCAAGGTTTAAACGTAGTTGCCGCTATATATGATGAAAAAAGTACCAATCTCGCTGTATTTGATAAGACCGAGCACTTAGCAACACTTTCATTTGTTTTACCCCATGCTGCAGAGTAG
- a CDS encoding cold-shock protein — MSNKTTGSVKFFNEAKGFGFISPDNGSQDVFVHFKSIEVDGFKTLQEGQKVAFNIEKGTKGPQANNVTLG; from the coding sequence ATGTCTAACAAGACAACTGGTTCAGTAAAGTTCTTTAACGAAGCTAAAGGCTTTGGCTTTATCTCTCCTGACAATGGCAGTCAAGATGTTTTTGTTCATTTCAAATCAATTGAAGTTGATGGATTCAAAACTTTGCAAGAAGGGCAAAAAGTAGCTTTCAATATAGAGAAAGGGACTAAAGGTCCACAAGCAAACAACGTCACACTAGGCTAA